The DNA region AGCTGGAGATACATTTAATGGCTATTTCGTTAAAGGAATTTTAGAAGGCTTATCGATCGAAAAAAGTTTAGCACTTGGAAATGCCGCATCAGCGATCGCGATTCAAACAAAAGGCGCGCAGAGCGGGATTCCAGCATATGAGAAGGTGGCGGCAACTGTATGAAAAAACGTGGGATTTTAAATTCAGAGATCGCAAAAGTCGTTGACGATCTAAGACATACAGACCGAATCATCATTGGTGATTGCGGCTTGCCTGTACCGGATCATATCAAAGAAATCGATATTTCCTTGAAACAAGGTACCCCCTCTTTTTACTCCGTTTTAGAGCTGATTTTAGCAGAAGTTGCGGTAGAAAAGGCAATAGTAGCGAGTGAAATTAAGGAAAATAATACTGAACTTCATGAAAAAATAAAAGGCGCTCTTCCTTCTATTGCGTATGTTTCTCATGAAGAGTTTAAACAATTGAGCAATGATGTGAAGGTGATCATCCGTACGGGAGAAGATACACCGTATGCAAATGTGATTTTACAGTCCGCTGTAATCTTTTAGAAAGTGAGAGGAGCAGTCTCATGGAAGTGAAAATGGTAGCGATCAGCAAAAGTTTTGGAACAAATAAGGTGCTGGAAGGGGTGGATTTTGAACTGAGATCAGGTGAAATCCACGCCTTGATGGGCGAAAATGGTGCAGGAAAATCCACGTTGATGAATATTCTGACGGGATTGCATAAGCGTGATGCGGGGAAAATTTATATCGATGGTACGGAACGATACTTTAAAAACGCAAAAGAAGCAGAGGAATTTGGGATCACATTTATTCACCAAGAAATGAATACGTTTTCTAACATGACAGTTTTGGAAAATATGTATCTGAATAGAGAGTTAAAGACGAAATTTGGTTTGTTGGATACGAAAAAAATGGCGGCAGAAGCGCTGAAAATATTTGACGAATTGCATATTTCTTTAGCACTGGATGCTCAGGTCGATACGCTGTCTGTTGGTCAGCAGCAGATGCTGGAAATCGCCAAATCATTGATGACAAATGGAAAAGTTCTGATCATGGATGAACCGAC from Enterococcus sp. 9D6_DIV0238 includes:
- the rbsD gene encoding D-ribose pyranase, with the translated sequence MKKRGILNSEIAKVVDDLRHTDRIIIGDCGLPVPDHIKEIDISLKQGTPSFYSVLELILAEVAVEKAIVASEIKENNTELHEKIKGALPSIAYVSHEEFKQLSNDVKVIIRTGEDTPYANVILQSAVIF